CCTTAATTGTCACATATCGTGTGTAATTTAAGAAGCACTTGCTTGTTCTTCTATGAGCAGTGCTGGCATCATTATGTAGTTCAGTTAGATGTGTTTTTGTATGATGAGTTTGTTTGTTTCTGCATAGTTTACTGAAATGCTAAATGTAGATATGCATGTATGGAAGAGAATTATGGCGTTTGACCCTGACTTTCACGTCTTAACAGGTAATGCTGGCTCTCTTCCACCTCTGGTACCCaatcaagttcgcaaacttaagcAACTTAGTCTGCTCACTCTGGCTGAGGTAGACAAGGTATGGTGTAGCTTACTACATAACTCTGAAGTTTCGGCTTCCAGAAACTTCTTTGAGGTCTTGGAAGTGTAACGGTTTAAATaggcaaaaaaaaagaagagtccCTACTACTAGTCTgtatcaaggatttttcttttAGTTATGAATGGCTTTAGGAGCTATCTTTCTGACGATTAATTTTCTATCATATCACTATCTCTGGTTGGGACTGAGATGCACCAAGTTTGAGTTGTGTCTATGAAGCATAACTTGGTCACCTGATTTTTCTAGGATAAAGCAGTCCACCACTCTTCAAGTCAGGGAAATTTCTTAGCGAAGGGCATCGTGCACTATAGTAGTTTTAGTTATTCCGAAAAAAATGAAATGCTCCACTCTATATATTAAGGGTATACAGTGATTTTTGTAGTGGAATGAAAGTTTGGTATAGACAAGAGTTGGCATTCTGCCAAGTCCAAATCTTGTTTTGAGTTAGAACTACAccataaatatgtatttttttcaaTCCTCAATATACATTTTGAGACGCTCGTGGACGCTATTAGTATTTGTCTGCTATATTGATTGTATGATGTTTATAAGTGTAACTTCTTATGGAAATCTCAGTTTTATAAACTTTGACCTCCAATGATTTGAGGATTTCCACAGGTACTCCCTTATGACCTGCTAATGGTAGAGCTCGATGTTTCTAACGTCCGCGAACTTGAAGACTTTCTAATCAATGAGTGCATGTATTCTGTAAGTCACCCTCCTGCTCGGCGCTCCTTTTTTTTTTACCTAGTTTACATGTTAACATCTTTTTGTTTCTGCAAAAGAGTAAAGGTGACAGTGGTGATAAGGATTGTTCAAAGTAGTGTTAGAAGTATGATCTACCTTCAAAATTCATATACTCAGTTAATGCTCGTTAGAAAGGCTGGTCACTTGGTAACGTTGGTATTCTACCATGGTTGTCGAATATGAAGCTTCTTTCTATGAGATTTCAACTGTGAAGAggccatttttttcctttttcacgATTCATTTCAATCTTGTTAGTTACCAATTTAGTACCAATCTATGGTCAGTGTTCCCACCACCCCTTGTCATCCATACTGTCTAAATAGTCATCTTTGTGGATCTCATTAGCTGTATGAAGTGCACGagtgaattaagttactttcaataACCCAGACCATCAACAATGGCATCTTTGAGCCATTCTTTATCATCCCGTGACCTTGCCAAATTCGTATtatttaataattttattcaCAGAAGTTACCATAGTTAACAGTTATTTCTATCAACTCGAATGTCATGCTAAGCATTTTTATAGAGGCTTCTCTTAAAAATCTGTAAGGTAATCAAACCCTTACCTTTGTCTTCTTGTAGGGCATAGTCCGTGGGAAGTTGGATCAGTTGCGAAGATGCTTTGAGGTCTGAAATACATTCTTGTCatttcaaagtttttttttttttttttttaaatcaagtgcttgaagacttcattgcaAATTTTGTTATCGAATTCATTCCTTTAATACGTGCTTATATGAAATGCAGGTGCAATTTGCTGCAGGTAGGGACCTGAGACCTGCGCAACTAGGGTGCATGATACAGACATTGTCAGCCTGGTAAGTTATTTGTTCAAATAGAAGCAGCTAAGGATTGGTTTGTTTGGTTAAGATTGTTACGTGTTCAGTTTCATTGGCTGGGTGCCATCTTGATGGTTTGATCATTGTCATGGTTGTATTGTTTTTTAGGTTAAGTACTTCGGACAATCTGCTTGTTTCAATTCAAGATAAGATCAAATGGGCTGATACTAGGAGTGAGTTAGACAAGAAACATCAGAAGGAAATTGAGGACAGGGTCGAGGAAGTAAAGAAGACCCTCAACCTCAAGGTCAGTTGAATGCCTCCTAACTTTTATGTATCTGTCATTTTGGAGACCCCATACTAATTGATTGGTCTATCAGTTGTAATCTATTTTGATATTTTACCTTATTTCGTTCCCCTTCATTGTGAAGTTTCTGCCGAGCATGAAAAATTCTATCTTGGTGCTGCTTTGCATGTTGCACCTTATAAATATtcttcttgaaaatttctttttgTCTCATTACAAAGTTAATCTGATCCAGAAGTATTATGCTCTGTAATTTTCTCTCTATGTTCTTTTGAGACTTTGACCATCTCAAAAACTGTGTTAATCTAGTTGACCACCATCTAAGAGTTTTGGTCTTAGTAATATTTGTATGCTGTACAAATTGTCAGGGGGTTGATGAATGTCAAAATTTTAGATATGTATTCTTATTATTTGGATATGCTGGTCGATGTGTCTTACTTACGTGGTGGCAGAAGTTACCAACTTTAAGCAGGCAGACCCAGAGTTTCGAGGTCACGAGGAGATCTGCTATGCTGAACCAGGTGGAGTGATGGACTACGAGGAAGATAGAAGCCGACCTAAGAGGTATAGATAACTAAAGTACTTTTTGATATTCAAATGTTACTGCAGCGTGAATCTCTAGGTCATTGTAACTACAAACCCCATACACCACGACTTGTGTAGGATTTAGCCCCTCATCAGTACATGGATGTTACACATGCTCATTTGTTCTTTTTCTATTTGACAAAGCCGTGCTAGACATGCAAGTTTGTATTTCCTTAGTTATGCAGGACAACCATCTCATGCATTTGGTGGACGAGCTTGCTAGTGTTTCATCTTTTAGGTTTTAGGAAGATGCAATATAAACAATAGTGTATGAAAACGCTATAGATAGTCCTTGGGTGGTTGtacaaatgaaatatatgttGGCTTATGTTAAGTACCCTAGACAGTGAAATTGTGTGAGGGTGATATACTTGTTGGTCCATTGTGCACTTGCATATATCGATGCTGCTACTTTATTTGTGCAGGAGACGGCCACCAGTTTCATAGACAGATAGAGGAATGTCAGCTGGGATTTGTTGAATCATCCAGCTTATGGTTTTGGCAATTGAACTTACTTTGAATTGTCTCCTTTTAACAAATTGGACTTGGCTCATCTGCATTGAGTCGGCACAAAATATAACCTGAATGTAGAATCTTTCTTATGTTTGATAATTTTTCTACATTTATGTTTCCTGAATTAATCGGATTTGGATTTGCTTAGTTAGGCAGAAATTATATACATGTTCAGGGGACAATTATAATTTTGATTTACTCATTTTTAGAAGTCATATGGCCACATTTTATTTTGCTCGGTGCAGCCTAAAAACGTCATTGACTTGAGATGTATATATATGCATCATCTGCTACTCAATgttgttcatcttcatcatcttcatcccaGCCTTATTGGggtcattaattttttttttagtatatcaGTTATCACACTTGCAAGTCCGTAGAGTAATAGCTAAAATTTGCCGATAATCAACAATACAAAACtgatccatcaaaaaaaaaacaatacaaaactgtgatcaaaaaattaaaaaaaaaaagtagacaaTACAGAATAGCTTGCACACTGCATAAGGATTAACAACCACAAACTCGTTCATAATCATCCTAACTATAGTCCGGCTTATGAGAAACTATGCATTTAACATTCTTATATAATCATCTATTATAGACATGGCAGATGATCTGTAACCCGAACCAAATAAATTATAGTGGTTCAAGTAATGATACAACATGTAAAGATCCCTCCTTTTCTCAAATCCTTGTTGTTTGGGCATCACCTGTAGCATATATCATATGAATCATAATTAATCAGAAACAAAAACGACGAAAGTAAGCTCAAATCAAAACAGATATGGATTATTTCTATACAGAACTTTCAGGAACCAAAAAGTTCTGAGATGTTTGCAGAAAATTGGTGGTTCAGCATGAACGCAGTCAGAGCATTTGATGTAACAACATGCGGCTGAGTCATTAGGGTTACAGATTTATGATGATATAAAGACATGTCTAACTATTTACCCGTTATATTCTTCCGCCCAGAGAACTTCCGTCCTAATGAATACGAAAACAATGACCCAACCAAGTACTACGCCTGTATATAGGAGCATTTGAAGAAAGACCAGACTAGGCACATACAGAGTTGATTTGTTCAGCCACTATTAATATTGGTCTGAAACTGCTTATTTTGTCAGTTGTTTAGAGGCGCTAGTACATTCAGAATGACCAGTAGAAATTGTGGGTTTGCTCGACCACATTAAGACTGCACAGTAGAAAAGAGACAAGCCAAAAAATGGCTCACTCGAATAAGCAAACCTCCGCGAATAATATATATGCGTGTGTGTGTGCATGTCTTTATCATGTGCTGTATTCGCAAAACAAACCTCTGAGAATAATATATGCATACCTCAAAATATGAGCTGTAGAATGGTCCACCAAATCCAGCACACCATGACATTCCAAATTCTGCTTCATTATGACCATCTACAaaccaaagaaaaaagaagaagataattaaGCAGCTGCAAAATCAGTCCTTGGAAATCTTTGTTCTTAAAATCAGTCTGTTTATATGCAAAACAGACTCCATTAACTAGTGTGCAACCCCAGCCGAGGAAATCTTACAGAAAGAGCTTAATAGGTAAGGTAACATTTAAACAAAACATGGAGCTACAGCTTTTGGATTTCTCCTTAATCCAACCTCCTTTGCAGGTGGCACAAAGATTAGGCTTACTACATTTCTATTCTTTTTTACTTCTTACAAAGAATTGATGGTGATTAGTTGCATAGATCTTGATTACCAAAACAAAGTAAGCAGAGCTTATTCTCTATTCTAGTACTCGATATTAATGATTTCTACTTACAGTAACATGCAGGATCCAATATAACAGGTTCACCATTCTTATCAGAGCTGATATTCCCACTCCATAGGTCTCCATGTAGCAAGCATGGTTCAATTGTAACattctcaaaaaggcgtcccatACTCTTGACCAGTCTTTGACCTGTAAGATAACAAATCAAATAGGTCAACCAATGCATTTATACAAACAAAAAATCCGGGAGTTACTCTGAATATATCAGTATTTAATCACCTTTTTCGTAAATGACGGAATCACCATGCTCTTCCCGTGCTAACTGTAACTGATAACCCAATCTATGTTCCGCGAAAAAATCAACCCAGTCTGATGTCCATGTATTTATTTGTGGTGTACTACAGAGGAATGAACAAGAACTTCTTAGAACAATGATAGAAGTTAGAACAGGGTTTTGGTGATAATATCTTCCACACTTCACCTGTGGAGATTAATGTCTTATTTATATATGAGATTGTTACAGAGATAGAGATTTAAAGACGGTAAAATAGCCAACTAGAATTGAACGAGATACACGCAGTCACTGCTTATGGTTAGCTAGTCTTGAGGATGACTGAGCTGAACGCATATTCTAGGCTGACTGAGTTAGTTGCTTAACacctcccctcaagttgtacGTGAGCTGGCGAATGTGCAACTTGGCTCGTAAAAGATGAAATCTTGGCGCAGAAAGGCCCTTGGTAAAAATGTATGCCAGCTGATCCCTTGAGCTGATGAATCTAACCAGCAACTGTTTCATAGCGACTCTTTCACGAACAAAATGGTAATCAATCTCTATATGTTTTGTACGGGCATGGAAAACTGGATTGGATGCAAGGTAAGTTGCACCTAGGTTATCACACCAAAGCAAGGGTGGTGCAATGGTGATGCCTAGTTCTTGAAGCAAAGATTGAATCCAGAGAATTTCTGATGTTGCAATCGCCATACCACGATACTCAGCCTCAGTACTAGACTTGGAGACTGTCTTCTGCTTTCTAGCACTCCATGAAATAAGATTGCCACCAAAGAAAATACAATAACCACTCGTTGAATGACGATCATCCAGACTGCcggcccaatcagcatcagaatacgCATGTAAGGAGAAATCACATGAGGCACTAAGATGAAGCCCATAGTCTATGGTAGTTTTCAGATATCTGATAATCCGTTTGACAAGTTCCCAGTGCTCAATATAAGGGTCATGCATATACTGACACACCTTATTGAAAACAATAGAAATGTCAGGTCTAGTAAGATGTAAGTACTGCAGCGCACCTACAACGCTACGATAGAGAGAAGGATCCTTGAATCTCTCACTGCCTCCTTTTTGAATTTTCTCATTTGCAGCTAGAGGTGTAGACACAGGTTTCACACCATCCATTTTTGTACGTTTCAAAAGATCAGTAACATACTTTCTCTGAGTAAGAACCAGCGCAGTGTCACTCTTGATGACTTCTACACCCAAAAAGAAAGATAAATCTCCCATATCCTTCAGAGAAAACTCTGAACCAAGAGACTCAATTAATTGCTGAATCTTTGAGGCATTAGATCCCGTGACAATAATGTCATCCACATAAATGAGTTTTCAGAATAAACAAAGAACTGTCTGATATAGAACCTGTGAAACCAAGCTTAACCAGATAGCCACTCAGCCTAGAAAACCAAGCACGTGGGGCTTGTTTGAGGCCATATAAAGATTTATGCAGCTTACAGACATGATTTGGATAGTTTGGATCAACATACCCAGCAGGATGCTTCATGTAGACCTCTTCCTCCAAGTTTCCATGCAGGAACACGTTTTCAACATCCAATTGCTTCAAAGGCCAACAATGCATCACAGCAACAGATAATACAAGACGTATAGTACAAGGTTTTATAACGGGGCTGAATGTCTCACCATAATCAATTCCAGCTTGTTGGTTGAACCCTTTGGCTACCAGACGTGCTTTATGCTGACTGATGCTTCCATCAGGATTTTGTTTAACACGAAAGACCCACTTTGAACCTACAACATTCATTCCTTCTTGAAAAGGCACCAATACCATTTCGAATTAGTGCATTAATCTGAACATCCATTGCCTTTCTCCACTGAGGAAGCTTGCAGGCTATAGAGTAGCAAGTTGGCTCCATGAAATCCTCTTCCATAAGAGGATGCTTTGTGGCAGTCAGACAAAGCTTCTGAATGGGCTTTGTAATGCTAGACTTAGCTCTTGTCATCATAGGGTGGACCAAAACAGCCGTTTCATTAGGAACCCTAGTTGAATCAGCACTTGTGTTAGATAACACAGAATCAGATGTAGAAACAGGTTCCATGTCATTCAATATCGGTGCAGGAGTGCTATTTATATCAGAAGAATTTGAAGCATAAGATGCAGCTGGTGATGGAGCATGAACCTCTTGTGAAAATTGAGCATTATCCTGATGTTCTGGAGACACACCTTGTTTAAAAGGATGAGAAAGTAAAACACCAGTGCTGGACGGTACATTACCTGAACAAGACAAAAGAGGCAGGCGCTGCCGAGGAGACTGGAATGGAAATGATCTTTCTTCAAACCTAACATGACGTGATATATATAGCTTGTTTGTTTCTCTATGCAAACATTAACCTTTATGGGCACTGCTATATCCTATGAAGACACAAGTAAGAGACCTTGGTTCAAGTTTATTAGCATTATATGGCCGAAGGCAAGGATAAGCAAGACAACCAAAAACTCGCAACAAAGAGTAGTCTGgactttttagaaaaaaaatctcTAGTGGAGTTTTTGACTCTGAGTTGGACTTTGGAAGCCTATTGATAAAAAAAGAGGCTGTTGTAAAGGCATCAGCCCAGAAGGAACGAGGCATGTGTGCATGAAATAAAAGAGCCAGACCAGACTCAGTTACATGACGTATTCTACGTTCTGCCAGGCCATTTTGAGGAGACGTATATGGACACGAAAATCTATGCTGAATTCCTGAATCATTGAGATAAGAAGTGAATTTCTTAAATTCTAAGGTATTGTCTGACTGAAATATTTTGATTTTATGGTCAGTTAGATTTTCAACCTGTTTCCGAAACATAATGAAAGTCTTAAGAGCATCTGACTTTTGCACAAGTGGAAAGACCCAGGTATAATGAGAAAAGACATCCATTATCAAAAGAAAATAACGAAAACCAGTTCTTGACAAGTGAGGTGAGACCCAAATGTCAGAAACAACCAAGCTCAAGGGCTTGTCATAAACAGTTGTACTGAGTGAGAAAGACAATTTCTTGCTCTTACTGATGTGGCAAGAGTGACAATAATCAAAGGTTTTATTAGCAACAGGAAGGGAAAATTGATGGCATATTCTTGAGACCGTGCGCAACATGGGATGACCTAATCTCTGGTGCCATAATGGTAAACTAGAAGCGACGTTTGCCTGTGGTTTTATTGGATGATCCAGCTCACTGACTCCATCTAGGACATACATACCATTGCTTTCAAGTCCTCTCAGCAGCGGTAGCCCCGAGTGCTTGTCCTTCACAACAAAAAAAGATTTGTGAAACTCAAAGAAAACTGCATTGTATTTACAGAATTTAGACACTGACAGTAGATTACACTTGATTTCAGGTACATGATAAACATTATTCAAGCAAAAATATCTGGAATTTTTGGTAAAGGAACTGTTACCAATATGAGAAATAGTCAATGAATTACCATTACCCACTTGCACCTGTTCGGTGCCATCATACTCATGAGGTATTGTCAGATTACTCATATTTGCAGTCAGATGATTGGTAGCTCCTGTGTCTGTGACCCACTCTGTGGCTTGGTGTCCACCAGGTAGAGCTATGTAAGCATCTGGTTGGCGTTGCTGATTGTTGTTAGGTTTCTCATaacgaaaccaacatctatccgCAAGATGATTCCTTTTCTTGCAGATTTGGCACTTGGGTCCTGTGCCTGTATCATTTTGTGACTGCTGTTGGTTATTGCGCTGTGAAGGAtagttgttgtttttatttttgttgttgtttctcctGAAATTCATATTTGTATGCTGCTGATACTGAGATCCTGGACCTGCATATCTCCTTTGGTCCTGTCTGTTGCTTGATGTTGCTGTGGTAGACACAGCTACATTGGCTAATGGTGACTGAATCAAGGCTAGTTGTTGCTCTAGCCTCATATCAAATGTTAAAAGATGAGAGTAAAAGAGATCAATGTCCATACCCTCAATGGTAGTGAGAGCAGTGACAATTGGATCATAGCTTTGATTTAAGCCATTGCAGATGGCTTGCTTCTTTTCATCACCAGATACTGTATAACCTGATTCTGCTAATTGAGCAAACAGAACTTTAGCATCAGTCAAATAAGATTTCAGAGTCTTATTACCTTTTGAGAGGTTGTGAAGTTGTTTCTTCAGGTTCATTTGATGAACAAATGTTTTGGGTGCATATTCTGATTCCAACTTGTCCCATATTTCTTTAGCCGTGTCAAGTCTTGCCACTGTGCTTAACACTTTGGGTTGCAATGTTGAATTCAGCCATCCAACTATTAGGGAGTCCTGTGATTCATAAGCAGTAAAACTAGGATTTATGGTTACACCGCCTGGTAGTGTTTTTGATGGTTTTTGTTTTGTTCCATCTATGAAACCTGTGAGATCATGACCCTTAAGAATGGGTTTAAACTGAGATTTTCATAGCAGATGATTTGTTTCGGTATGTTTCAAGGTTACTAGATGGTGAATTTGCACCTGATGAAGGATGTTTGTTGTGTCTGCCATTGATTGATCAGAGTTGTATTTGGTGGTTTACTcggttttgtgtgttttttttttgatatgcggAAGGGTGGCTTGGATCAAAAagctgataccaagttagaacAGGGTTTTGGTGATAATATCTTCCACACTTCACCTGTGGAGATTAATGTCTTATTTATATATGAGATTGTTACAGAGATAGAAATTTAAAGACGGTAAAATAGCTAACTAGAATTGAACGAGATACACGCAGTCACTGCTTATGGTTAGCTAGTCTTGAGGATGATTGAGCTGAAAGCATACTCTAGGCTGACTGAGTTAGTTGCTTAACAATAGATAATAACACCTCAGTATCCATGTTGTGGTTGATCTGACAATATGTGCCTTATTGGGACATTATGTTCTCCGCCTGAAACCTATTCGATTGTTACTCTAATCTTAGTCGACCTTTTTGAGTGTGATTACAGGTGCTGTTGTACAAAACCTCAATCATTGATCCAACAGGACTTGCTCGGTCAAAAGCAACAATGGAGTGCACCACTAAGAACGACAAGAAACAAAATATAGAAATAAGGTATAACAATATTTCATTAACTCAGAAGCTTGACTCAATTTACTTACGCATAAGTGGGAGGTTAAACACCAAGACTTAATACATTAAATAAGATTTCAAAGTTCGGGTGGAGGTCTGGAAAGCATGTCGTGTATAAAGTTGTTGTGCACGCTAGATTATGAAATTTCAACAACGTGGTAGAGAGGATAAGCCAACAATAACGACAAATCCTGTGATACATAGTCAATCTAATGTATAAGTGATCTGTATTTTGGTTTCCCGAGAAGAAAGTAAGGAACGGAGAATGGTTGCACATCAGAACTTGTTTGTAAAGGTCTATGATACATATAAAATCAGTATCTATTAGAAGTAATTAAAAGATGATTGAAAAAAACTTCACCTGCCAATAGTATTATCAACATCAAAACCAAAGCCTTTGTTCAACTTCCCCGCCTTATGCATTTCTGCTAGTTTCTTCCCTAAAACTGACTGAACATATATGTTGATTGTAATCATTTCCTCCGATACTTTAGCATACAGGTGGacaaaggaaataataaaatggcTCACCTGATCACCTCTAGATGAACCAAACTCAATATACTCCATAATAATGAAGGAACCTCCAGAAGGTAATGATCCTACCTAGAAGAGTTAAAACCCAAATCTATGTATGTCTCCAATCATCATTGTACATGAATAACTAGTGTAAATGAGTAGGTACCAAATTAGGCCCGTGCACACGAAATGTGCTTACCTTTAGCGGTTTGGGCACACGAACTGATTTAGTGTCATGCATCGCAGTTAACCAAGAGCTTCTCCTTCAAACATCGACACTCCTATCCTCCTAATTCAAAATCAACATAAAATACATGGAAGTAAATTTCTGTTTCACATGAAAAAATCAAAAGATCATTGTGGTAAAAAGAATCCAGTGGACAGATTATTGGCAATGGAATTAGTATCAGGTTCACAAACTAAAAAAGCCACCTAaaaagtaattaggaattaagtGGTTTTTTTTTAGAAACATGCTTTAGCTAGACAAGTGGTTTCAATTCGTCGAAGAACAAATGAAAATGCCTGTTTGTCTTTACGAAGAAGGAGCCAGCATCGGTGTCATATCGATATGCAAAATTGATGCAACCACCACCAACAGGAGAAATTCTAGTAATCTTTGTTGCCTTTCCTTCCTTGGTTATCCAATTTGTAATTGGGTCCTCACTCATAGATGCCGCTGTAACAAACAAAATATAGCAAAAACAACAACCCAATTCAATCAAAATCAACTCTAAAAAGTTGTTCTTTTGACCCAGCAACAATCAATTCCTTCACTGGCAGTTGTCAGCATAATTATTTGTAAATTTAGTTGAAGAACTGATGAAGTAATCACTTACTTGTAGATGGTgtgtgttggttaaacttcaacgtagaagtcactaacaagctggttaggacaagattaggaaattgatgtaatcctaagggaattagaagttatctagttctaagaaaaggaaagacatgtaataaggtaatatgactaggaaaaggaattcat
The nucleotide sequence above comes from Papaver somniferum cultivar HN1 chromosome 8, ASM357369v1, whole genome shotgun sequence. Encoded proteins:
- the LOC113302542 gene encoding COP9 signalosome complex subunit 7-like isoform X2 translates to MDIEQKQAEFIDYFVKQAENQKGSSLVNVIVEATSHPSLFAFSEILSVPSIIQLQGTEFSVYIDVLRLFAHGTWSDYKSNAGSLPPLVPNQVRKLKQLSLLTLAEVDKVLPYDLLMVELDVSNVRELEDFLINECMYSGIVRGKLDQLRRCFEVQFAAGRDLRPAQLGCMIQTLSAWLSTSDNLLVSIQDKIKWADTRSELDKKHQKEIEDRVEEVKKTLNLKADPEFRGHEEICYAEPGGVMDYEEDRSRPKRRRPPVS
- the LOC113302542 gene encoding COP9 signalosome complex subunit 7-like isoform X1 yields the protein MDIEQKQAEFIDYFVKQAENQKGSSLVNVIVEATSHPSLFAFSEILSVPSIIQLQGTEFSVYIDVLRLFAHGTWSDYKSNAGSLPPLVPNQVRKLKQLSLLTLAEVDKVLPYDLLMVELDVSNVRELEDFLINECMYSGIVRGKLDQLRRCFEVQFAAGRDLRPAQLGCMIQTLSAWLSTSDNLLVSIQDKIKWADTRSELDKKHQKEIEDRVEEVKKTLNLKQADPEFRGHEEICYAEPGGVMDYEEDRSRPKRRRPPVS
- the LOC113302542 gene encoding COP9 signalosome complex subunit 7-like isoform X4; this translates as MDIEQKQAEFIDYFVKQAENQKGSSLVNVIVEATSHPSLFAFSEILSVPSIIQLQGTEFSVYIDVLRLFAHGTWSDYKSNAGSLPPLVPNQVRKLKQLSLLTLAEVDKVLPYDLLMVELDVSNVRELEDFLINECMYSGIVRGKLDQLRRCFEVQFAAGRDLRPAQLGCMIQTLSAWLSTSDNLLVSIQDKIKWADTRSELDKKHQKEIEDRVEEVKKTLNLKLPTLSRQTQSFEVTRRSAMLNQVE
- the LOC113302542 gene encoding COP9 signalosome complex subunit 7-like isoform X3, with the translated sequence MDIEQKQAEFIDYFVKQAENQKGSSLVNVIVEATSHPSLFAFSEILSVPSIIQLQGTEFSVYIDVLRLFAHGTWSDYKSNAGSLPPLVPNQVRKLKQLSLLTLAEVDKVLPYDLLMVELDVSNVRELEDFLINECMYSGIVRGKLDQLRRCFEVQFAAGRDLRPAQLGCMIQTLSAWLSTSDNLLVSIQDKIKWADTRSELDKKHQKEIEDRVEEVKKTLNLKKLPTLSRQTQSFEVTRRSAMLNQVE